A genomic window from Pseudonocardia broussonetiae includes:
- a CDS encoding FAD-dependent oxidoreductase — translation MTDVVVVGGGALGAATAWWLARSGRSVVLLEEGTTRLLRLAARGTTWSAHPSWTGDDDRALLADAVEAWGLLERQTGADLLTRRDAVDHTGGSSRCRPGEALQVRADHAVAALLAGATGHGAVLRYRSPVVAVEALDDRVEVRTAAGRIRARRAIVTSVRAATGPAVELHFRSRVPVGPATPLIAHHDPDLGPMRAVPCAQGHIAVGAGSGPRGTLGDLREHVRTWLPDLDVDRPEPVGPEAMSTGTCAVTVDRTGPVLTAVSTALGSVTTIARGRQLAEQALVGERPVARRARA, via the coding sequence GTGACCGACGTCGTCGTCGTCGGGGGAGGGGCGCTCGGCGCCGCCACCGCGTGGTGGCTCGCCCGCTCCGGCCGGTCGGTGGTGCTGCTCGAGGAGGGCACCACCCGCCTGCTGCGCCTCGCGGCGCGCGGCACGACCTGGTCGGCCCACCCGAGCTGGACCGGCGACGACGACCGCGCGCTCCTCGCCGACGCCGTCGAGGCGTGGGGGCTGCTGGAGCGCCAGACCGGGGCCGACCTGCTGACCCGCCGGGACGCGGTCGACCACACCGGGGGCTCCTCGCGGTGTCGCCCGGGCGAGGCGCTGCAGGTCCGCGCCGACCACGCCGTCGCCGCGCTGCTGGCCGGCGCCACCGGGCACGGGGCGGTCCTGCGCTACCGCAGCCCCGTCGTCGCGGTCGAGGCGCTCGACGACCGGGTCGAGGTCCGCACCGCCGCCGGCCGGATCCGCGCGCGGCGCGCGATCGTCACGTCCGTGCGGGCGGCGACGGGGCCGGCGGTCGAGCTGCACTTCCGCTCCCGCGTGCCCGTCGGCCCGGCCACCCCGCTGATCGCGCACCACGACCCCGACCTCGGGCCGATGCGCGCGGTCCCCTGCGCGCAGGGCCACATCGCGGTCGGTGCCGGCTCCGGCCCCCGCGGCACGCTCGGCGACCTGCGCGAGCACGTCCGCACCTGGCTCCCCGACCTCGACGTCGACCGTCCCGAGCCGGTCGGCCCGGAGGCGATGTCGACGGGGACGTGCGCGGTGACCGTCGACCGCACCGGGCCCGTGCTGACGGCCGTCTCCACCGCCCTGGGCTCGGTCACCACCATCGCCCGGGGCCGGCAGCTGGCGGAGCAGGCGCTGGTCGGGGAGCGGCCGGTGGCGCGGAGGGCGCGGGCCTGA
- a CDS encoding LysR family transcriptional regulator, whose translation MELRQLTALVTVAEVGSVTRAAQLLHVVQPAVTRQIRSLEEELGVVLFERTHRGMVPTAAAEVLIARARRALHELDRARAELRPDPAQAAGIVSVGLLESTTDLLVPPLSAQVARRFPGVELRLLTGYSGHLQEWLDDGTVDLSLLYDLSDTPSMAVTHLLREQLWAVGPPGAGLDPGSPVGWAEVLAHPLVLPVAGHGLRVLIDRARSAVPREPDVAVQTNSLGLQKQLVVAGHGWTVLPAAGVAADIAAGRLGGAPLDPPVERTVVLGLQRAGRVPDAVRAVADLLVEVTAGLVDAGAWPTARP comes from the coding sequence GTGGAGCTGCGGCAGCTGACGGCGCTCGTCACGGTGGCCGAGGTGGGCAGCGTCACGCGGGCGGCGCAGCTGCTGCACGTCGTCCAACCCGCCGTGACGCGCCAGATCCGGTCGCTGGAGGAGGAGCTCGGCGTCGTGCTGTTCGAGCGGACGCACCGCGGCATGGTGCCCACCGCCGCGGCCGAGGTGCTGATCGCGCGCGCCCGCCGCGCCCTGCACGAGCTCGACCGCGCCCGCGCGGAGCTGCGGCCCGACCCGGCGCAGGCCGCGGGGATCGTGAGCGTCGGCCTGCTGGAGAGCACCACCGACCTGCTCGTGCCGCCGCTGAGCGCGCAGGTCGCGCGGCGCTTCCCGGGCGTCGAGCTGCGCCTGCTCACCGGCTACTCCGGGCACCTGCAGGAGTGGCTCGACGACGGCACGGTCGACCTCTCGCTGCTCTACGACCTCAGCGACACCCCGTCGATGGCCGTCACGCACCTGCTCCGCGAGCAGCTGTGGGCGGTCGGGCCGCCCGGTGCGGGGCTCGATCCCGGCTCCCCCGTCGGCTGGGCGGAGGTGCTCGCGCACCCGCTCGTGCTGCCCGTCGCGGGGCACGGGCTGCGGGTGCTGATCGACCGCGCCCGCTCGGCGGTGCCGCGGGAGCCGGACGTCGCCGTGCAGACCAACTCGCTGGGCCTGCAGAAGCAGCTCGTCGTCGCGGGCCACGGGTGGACGGTGCTGCCGGCGGCCGGTGTCGCCGCCGACATCGCCGCGGGCCGGCTCGGGGGCGCGCCACTGGACCCGCCCGTCGAGCGGACGGTGGTGCTCGGGCTGCAGCGGGCGGGCCGGGTGCCCGACGCGGTGCGGGCGGTGGCCGACCTGCTCGTGGAGGTCACCGCGGGGCTCGTCGACGCCGGGGCGTGGCCGACGGCCCGGCCGTGA
- a CDS encoding acyl-CoA dehydrogenase family protein codes for MSSLNAEEREIVAVVREFVDREVRPVVRDMEHANTYPEKLIEQMKELGIYGLAVPEPWGEVAVSMPCYALVTAELARGWMSLAGAMGGHTVVAKLLVAFGTPEQQERYLPRMATGEVRATMALTEPGGGSDLQAMTTTARPDGDGYLVNGSKTWISNARRSQLIALLCKTDPSAEPKHRGVSILLVEHGPGLTVSKDLPKLGYKGVESCELVFDGYRAPADALLGGTEGRGFAQMMKGLETGRIQVAARALGVAQAAFDDALRYSQERETFGKPIWQHQSVGNHLANMGTKITAARQLILHAAERFDAGERADMEAGMAKLFASEMAMEVALDAVRIHGGYGYSTEYDVERYFRDAPLMIVGEGTNEIQRNVIAAQLVKRGGLGAP; via the coding sequence ATGAGCAGCCTGAACGCCGAGGAGCGGGAGATCGTCGCGGTCGTGCGGGAGTTCGTCGACCGCGAGGTCCGGCCCGTCGTCCGCGACATGGAGCACGCCAACACCTACCCCGAGAAGCTGATCGAGCAGATGAAGGAGCTGGGGATCTACGGGCTGGCGGTGCCCGAGCCCTGGGGTGAGGTGGCGGTGTCGATGCCCTGCTACGCGCTGGTCACCGCGGAGCTCGCGCGCGGGTGGATGAGCCTCGCGGGGGCGATGGGCGGGCACACCGTCGTCGCGAAGCTGCTGGTCGCGTTCGGCACGCCCGAGCAGCAGGAGCGCTACCTGCCGAGGATGGCGACCGGCGAGGTCCGCGCGACGATGGCGCTCACCGAGCCCGGCGGCGGCTCGGACCTGCAGGCCATGACGACCACCGCCCGCCCCGACGGCGACGGCTACCTGGTGAACGGGTCGAAGACCTGGATCAGCAACGCGCGGCGCTCCCAGCTGATCGCGCTGCTGTGCAAGACCGACCCGTCGGCCGAGCCCAAGCACCGCGGGGTGTCGATCCTGCTGGTCGAGCACGGGCCGGGTCTGACGGTGTCGAAGGACCTGCCCAAGCTCGGCTACAAGGGCGTGGAGTCCTGCGAGCTGGTGTTCGACGGCTACCGCGCACCCGCCGACGCGCTGCTGGGCGGCACGGAGGGCCGGGGCTTCGCGCAGATGATGAAGGGCCTGGAGACCGGGCGGATCCAGGTCGCGGCCCGCGCGCTCGGCGTCGCCCAGGCGGCGTTCGACGACGCCCTGCGCTACTCCCAGGAGCGCGAGACGTTCGGCAAGCCGATCTGGCAGCACCAGTCGGTGGGCAACCACCTGGCGAACATGGGCACGAAGATCACCGCCGCGCGCCAGCTGATCCTGCACGCCGCCGAGCGCTTCGACGCCGGCGAGCGCGCCGACATGGAGGCCGGGATGGCCAAGCTGTTCGCCTCGGAGATGGCGATGGAGGTGGCCCTCGACGCGGTGCGCATCCACGGCGGCTACGGCTACTCCACCGAGTACGACGTCGAGCGCTACTTCCGCGACGCCCCGCTGATGATCGTCGGCGAGGGCACCAACGAGATCCAGCGCAACGTCATCGCCGCCCAGCTGGTCAAGCGCGGGGGCCTCGGCGCTCCCTGA
- a CDS encoding VIT1/CCC1 transporter family protein → MEQTPGAAEPSDADRRRWHRMLADEQEEARVYRDLAGRRTGEEREILLALAVAEERHRAHWAALLGDDARHVGRGSKQLRLLAALARRFGSVFVLALVQRAETRSPYPADADATPAMAADERVHEEVVRGLAARGRAQVSGTFRAAVFGANDGLVSNLSLVLGVIGGGVSSSAVVLTGLAGLLAGALSMGAGEFVSVRSQRELLAASAPDVRDADTVLRHLDVDANELALVYRARGVPADEAAERARRVLASADPAGFVTPGGGPSESDEVVGTGLRAAASSFVFFASGAAVPVLPFLFGLQGLPAVVVAAVLVGLALMLTGAAAGVLSGGPPLRRALRQLAIGAGAAAVTYLLGAVFGAALS, encoded by the coding sequence ATGGAGCAGACCCCGGGCGCCGCGGAGCCGTCGGACGCCGACCGGCGCCGCTGGCACCGGATGCTGGCCGACGAGCAGGAGGAGGCGCGGGTCTACCGCGACCTCGCCGGCCGCCGGACCGGCGAGGAGCGCGAGATCCTGCTCGCCCTGGCCGTCGCCGAGGAGCGCCACCGCGCCCACTGGGCCGCGCTGCTCGGGGACGACGCCCGGCACGTGGGGCGGGGGTCGAAGCAGCTGCGGCTGCTGGCGGCGCTCGCGCGGCGGTTCGGGTCGGTGTTCGTGCTCGCCCTCGTGCAGCGGGCCGAGACCCGCTCGCCCTACCCCGCCGACGCCGACGCGACCCCGGCCATGGCCGCCGATGAGCGCGTCCACGAGGAGGTCGTGCGGGGCCTGGCCGCCCGCGGGCGCGCGCAGGTCTCGGGCACGTTCCGGGCGGCGGTGTTCGGTGCGAACGACGGCCTGGTCAGCAACCTGTCGCTGGTCCTGGGCGTGATCGGCGGCGGGGTGTCCAGCAGCGCGGTCGTGCTCACCGGCCTCGCCGGGCTGCTGGCGGGTGCCCTGTCGATGGGCGCGGGCGAGTTCGTGTCGGTCCGCTCCCAGCGCGAGCTGCTGGCCGCCTCGGCCCCGGACGTCCGCGACGCCGACACCGTCCTGCGCCACCTCGACGTCGACGCCAACGAGCTCGCCCTGGTCTACCGCGCCCGCGGCGTCCCCGCCGACGAGGCGGCCGAGCGGGCGCGGCGCGTCCTGGCCAGCGCCGACCCGGCCGGGTTCGTGACGCCGGGCGGGGGGCCGTCGGAGTCCGACGAGGTGGTCGGCACCGGCCTGCGTGCGGCCGCGTCGAGCTTCGTGTTCTTCGCGAGCGGCGCCGCGGTCCCGGTGCTGCCGTTCCTGTTCGGGCTGCAGGGGCTGCCGGCCGTGGTCGTCGCCGCGGTGCTGGTCGGCCTGGCCCTGATGCTCACGGGCGCGGCCGCCGGCGTGCTCTCGGGCGGCCCCCCGCTGCGCCGCGCCCTGCGCCAGCTCGCGATCGGCGCCGGCGCGGCCGCCGTCACCTATCTCCTCGGCGCGGTGTTCGGCGCCGCCCTGTCCTGA
- a CDS encoding Zn-dependent alcohol dehydrogenase produces the protein MKTTAAVVHEAGRPLEIEELDLDGPREGEVLVRFTHAGLCHSDLHVMQGEIAGWLPMVLGHEGAGVVEEVGPGVTRVAPGDHVVCSFIPSCGSCHWCATGQQAICDWGANTMRGHLPGEHWPLSGPAGRYGAMCMLGTFSQYGVIHQYSAVKVLPDLPLDVAALVGCGVPTGWGSAVNAGGVRPGQTVVVYGVGGIGINAVQGARSAGARYVVAVDPVAFKRETALTLGATHAAADAEEAHRLVQELTWGVGADTSIVTVGRTDSEVVDRAFSVIGKAGTLVLTSMGGGFHDRTIQLPGQVATLWKKTVKGSLFGDCNPTADIPRLLGLYRSGDLKLDELITKRYSLEQVNEGYDDLLAGRNVRGLIVHEH, from the coding sequence GTGAAGACCACCGCCGCCGTCGTCCACGAGGCCGGCCGGCCGCTCGAGATCGAGGAGCTCGACCTCGACGGCCCGCGCGAGGGCGAGGTGCTCGTCCGGTTCACCCACGCCGGGCTGTGCCACTCCGACCTGCACGTCATGCAGGGTGAGATCGCCGGGTGGCTGCCGATGGTGCTCGGGCACGAGGGTGCGGGCGTCGTCGAGGAGGTGGGCCCCGGCGTCACGCGGGTCGCGCCCGGCGACCACGTCGTCTGCTCGTTCATCCCCAGCTGCGGCTCGTGCCACTGGTGCGCCACCGGCCAGCAGGCGATCTGCGACTGGGGCGCCAACACCATGCGCGGGCACCTGCCCGGGGAGCACTGGCCGCTGTCCGGGCCGGCCGGGCGCTACGGCGCGATGTGCATGCTCGGCACGTTCAGCCAGTACGGGGTGATCCACCAGTACTCCGCGGTGAAGGTCCTGCCCGACCTGCCGCTCGACGTCGCCGCGCTCGTCGGCTGCGGCGTCCCGACCGGCTGGGGCTCCGCGGTCAACGCCGGCGGCGTGCGGCCGGGGCAGACCGTCGTCGTCTACGGCGTCGGCGGCATCGGGATCAACGCCGTGCAGGGGGCGCGGTCGGCGGGCGCGCGGTACGTCGTCGCCGTCGACCCGGTGGCGTTCAAGCGCGAGACCGCGCTCACCCTCGGCGCGACCCATGCCGCCGCCGACGCCGAGGAGGCCCACCGCCTCGTGCAGGAGCTCACCTGGGGCGTGGGCGCCGACACGTCCATCGTCACGGTGGGGCGCACCGACTCCGAGGTCGTCGACCGCGCGTTCTCCGTGATCGGCAAGGCCGGCACGCTGGTGCTCACCTCGATGGGCGGCGGCTTCCACGACCGGACGATCCAGCTGCCGGGCCAGGTCGCGACGCTGTGGAAGAAGACGGTGAAGGGCAGCCTGTTCGGCGACTGCAACCCCACCGCCGACATCCCGCGCCTGCTCGGGCTCTACCGCTCCGGCGACCTCAAGCTCGACGAGCTGATCACGAAGCGGTACAGCCTGGAGCAGGTCAACGAGGGCTACGACGACCTGCTCGCCGGCCGCAACGTGCGCGGGCTGATCGTGCACGAGCACTGA
- a CDS encoding mycothione reductase has product MPHYDLVVIGTGSGNSVIDESFAHLDVAIVEHGEFGGTCVNVGCIPTKMFAHTADVADAVRRAGRFDLDARLDGVSWADVQARVLGKVDDLGSSGRRFRVEDSPNVTVHAGHARFTGPRELRVERTDGSGHDDLTADRIVVAAGGRPMVPEPIASSGAPYETSDTVLRLPEVPRRLAVLGGSYIAVEFAHVFGALGAEVTIIDQAERLLGPQDETVAERFTEHARTRYDVRTGREVAEAAATDDGGVRLTLDDGAVVEADVLLVAVGRVPNTDRLDVEKGGIDLHDDGRIVVDAQQRSTADGVWALGDISTEIALKHVANREAQTVAHNLLHPDDLRATDHIAIPSAIFTDPQIASVGATGQQCRDEGLDHVVSVVPYSDTAYGWALRDEQGFCKVIAERGTGRLLGAHIMGPSASLLVQPLVLAMALGIDATTVATRPYWIHPALSEVVENALRGLDT; this is encoded by the coding sequence ATGCCCCACTACGACCTGGTGGTCATCGGGACCGGTTCCGGCAACAGCGTCATCGACGAGTCGTTCGCCCACCTCGACGTGGCGATCGTCGAGCACGGGGAGTTCGGCGGCACCTGCGTCAACGTGGGGTGCATCCCGACCAAGATGTTCGCCCACACCGCCGACGTGGCGGACGCGGTGCGCCGCGCCGGCCGCTTCGACCTCGACGCCCGGCTCGACGGGGTGAGCTGGGCCGACGTGCAGGCGCGGGTGCTCGGGAAGGTCGACGACCTGGGCTCGAGCGGGCGGCGGTTCCGCGTCGAGGACAGCCCGAACGTCACCGTCCACGCCGGGCACGCCCGCTTCACCGGACCCCGGGAGCTGCGGGTCGAGCGGACCGACGGGTCGGGCCACGACGACCTCACCGCCGACCGGATCGTCGTCGCGGCCGGGGGCCGGCCGATGGTGCCCGAGCCGATCGCGTCCTCGGGCGCGCCCTACGAGACCTCCGACACCGTGCTGCGCCTGCCCGAGGTGCCGCGCCGGCTCGCGGTGCTGGGCGGCAGCTACATCGCCGTGGAGTTCGCGCACGTGTTCGGCGCGCTGGGCGCGGAGGTCACGATCATCGACCAGGCCGAGCGCCTGCTCGGACCGCAGGACGAGACCGTCGCCGAGCGGTTCACCGAGCACGCCCGCACCCGCTACGACGTGCGCACCGGCCGCGAGGTCGCCGAGGCCGCCGCCACCGACGACGGGGGCGTCCGGCTCACCCTGGACGACGGCGCCGTCGTCGAGGCCGACGTGCTGCTCGTCGCCGTCGGCCGGGTGCCCAACACCGACCGGCTCGACGTCGAGAAGGGCGGCATCGACCTGCACGACGACGGCCGCATCGTCGTCGACGCCCAGCAGCGCAGCACCGCCGACGGCGTGTGGGCCCTCGGGGACATCAGCACCGAGATCGCGCTCAAGCACGTGGCCAACCGCGAGGCGCAGACGGTGGCGCACAACCTGCTCCACCCCGACGACCTGCGCGCGACCGACCACATCGCCATCCCGTCGGCGATCTTCACCGACCCGCAGATCGCGAGCGTCGGCGCCACCGGGCAGCAGTGCCGCGACGAGGGCCTCGACCACGTCGTCAGCGTCGTGCCCTACTCCGACACCGCCTACGGCTGGGCGCTGCGCGACGAGCAGGGGTTCTGCAAGGTGATCGCCGAGCGCGGCACCGGGCGCCTGCTGGGCGCGCACATCATGGGCCCGTCGGCGTCGCTGCTGGTGCAGCCGCTCGTGCTGGCCATGGCCCTCGGGATCGACGCGACGACCGTCGCGACCCGCCCGTACTGGATCCACCCGGCGCTGTCGGAGGTCGTCGAGAACGCGCTGCGGGGCCTCGACACCTGA